The following are encoded in a window of Pecten maximus chromosome 17, xPecMax1.1, whole genome shotgun sequence genomic DNA:
- the LOC117315615 gene encoding uncharacterized protein LOC117315615 isoform X2: MAYDGWKVERLKLELAKRGAVLRGRKADLIERLEAYDRNHNFRDNVAFLPRPPALPNWPVGIFGFRQLTLDHKNQLPTLGMAQVEGYFLYRMAADNQCQSDIQAISKGSLLMESGRVEACSFKANGHDVFLTGTVAAAMKKKVHQ; encoded by the exons atggcgtatGACGGCTGGAAAGTTGAGCGGCTGAAGTTGGAATTAGCGAAGCGTGGTGCAGTATTGCGGGGGAGGAAAGCAGATTTGATTGAAAG GTTAGAGGCATACGACAGGAACCACAACTTCAGGGACAATGTTGCGTTTTTACCAAGACCTCCTGCGTTGCCTAATTGGCCAGTAGGGATATTCGGGTTTCGGCAGTTGACACTTGACCACAAAAATCAATTGCCAACTCTTGGAATGGCACAGGTAGAAG GTTATTTTCTGTATAGAATGGCAGCAGACAACCAATGCCAGTCAGACATTCAGGCTATTTCCAAAGGGAGCTTGCTAATGGAATCAGGAAGGGTTGAGGCATGCAGCTTCAAAGCAAATGGACATGATGTGTTTCTGACCGGAACAGTTGCAGCGGCAATGAAGAAAAAA GTTCACCAGTAA
- the LOC117315615 gene encoding uncharacterized protein LOC117315615 isoform X1, with product MDDPRPERFRGNNGYNSFVRSQVINYCAVSSKDLAFRYLMPKANIQVAARDHDYTTLPMTEHWVDTGTKVSSMEEVLEIEETTKKQSVCKKWHQERRWRLTSSRFGEICKATDRRNKEKLCQSIFRPARLTSPAIIHGQTFERAAIKKFEEINGITVNLCGLRVDIENNFLAASPDGITSQGDIVEIKCPYKGRNNAISVNNNFPFLGKDENGDMHLKQNHNYFYQIQGQLNICKKQRCFFVVYTFKDIFVEEIYVDNSFWSGSMLPKLELFYQKYYRKFVAGKM from the exons ATGGATGATCCAAGACCTGAGAGGTTCAGAGGCAATAATGGATACAACTCATTTGTAAGGAGCCAAGTGATCAACTATTGTGCAGTATCATCCAAGGACCTTGCATTTAG ATATCTTATGCCGAAGGCAAATATACAAGTGGCAGCAAGAGACCATGACTACACTACACTACCAATGACAGAACATTGGGTTGATACCGGAACTAAG gtGTCATCTATGGAAGAAGTCCTGGAGATTGAAGAAACTACAAAGAAGCAAAGTGTGTGCAAGAAATGGCACCAGGAGAGAAGATGGCGTTTGACATCCTCCAGATTTGGCGAGATTTGTAAGGCAACAGACCGTAGAAATAAGGAAAAACTGTGCCAGTCTATCTTCAGGCCTGCCAGACTCACTTCACCAGCCATCATCCATGGACAAACTTTTGAGAGGGCTGCTATTaaaaaatttgaagaaattaatGGTATAACAGTCAACTTGTGTGGTTTGAGAGTGGACATTGAAAACAACTTCCTTGCTGCCTCACCAGATGGCATAACAAGTCAGGGTGACATTGTAGAGATCAAGTGTCCATATAAAGGTAGAAATAATGCAATTTCTGTAAATAACAACTTTCCTTTTTTAGGAAAAGATGAAAATGGAGACATGCATCTTAAGCAAAATcacaattatttttatcaaattcaagGGCAACTCAACATTTGTAAGAAACAGAGGTGCTTTTTTGTAGTCTAtacttttaaagatatttttgtagAGGAAATTTATGTTGACAATTCTTTTTGGTCAGGTAGTATGCTGCCAAAATTAGAGTTATTTTACCAGAAATACTACAGAAAATTCGTTGCAGGGAAAATGTAG
- the LOC117315325 gene encoding uncharacterized protein LOC117315325, whose translation MPYYCCVPGCKSDGSGHTFPSDPNLKRLWRVAIRRVDEKTKGLWEPGKHSKVCSEHFLDSDYVQQTLLGERKRLKPNAVPSVFLFSSRNTASPSAKARSERQKRREDIVTPSDVVPTPSVGDSVIIESEPEIMINTQHVENDQCQSFSDMSVQCEIQGGRQGYSIENYRSCPKMLKYYTGFEDYDHFMLFFNILGPAAHDLQFKSSVLSPENQLFLTLMKLRRATENIELGHLFHISETTVSTLLNIWINFLYFQLKELDIWPSRDIVDEHMPENFSQFSNTRVILDATEIPIHKPRNVNAQSATFSSYKNKNTLKTMVGCTPKGAISYISDAYGGSASDRQIIERSRLLHDRSMFDSGDSIMADRGIMVQDLFASRDVKVNTPTMLKGKSQLDAEDVVRDRRIASKRIHVERI comes from the exons ATGCCATATTATTGTTGCGTTCCCGGTTGTAAATCTGATGGAAGCGGACATACATTCCCTTCTGATCCAAACCTTAAAAGGTTATGGCGAGTTGCTATTCGTCGTGTCGACGAAAAGACTAAAGGTTTATGGGAACCAGGCAAACATTCCAAGGTCTGTTCGGAACACTTCTTGGACTCTGACTACGTTCAACAGACTCTACTCG GAGAACGCAAAAGATTAAAACCTAATGCTGTCCCTTCAGTATTCTTATTCTCATCTAGAAATACTGCCAGTCCTTCTGCTAAAGCACGTAGTGAACGTCAAAAGAGACGAGAGGACATAGTAACTCCTAGTGATGTAGTGCCCACCCCTAGTGTAGGAGACAGTGTTATCATAGAAAGTGAACCTGAGATAATGATAAATACTCAACATGTTGAAAATGATCAATGTCAATCATTCAGTGATATGTCTGTTCAGTGCGAGATTCAAGGGGGAAGACAAGGATATTCCATCGAAAATTATCGCAGCTGTCCCAAGATGCTCAAATACTATACAGGTTTCGAGGACTACGACCATTTCATGCTGTTTTTTAATATACTTGGTCCAGCTGCACATGATTTGCAGTTCAAATCCTCTGTCTTGTCACCAGAAAATCAGTTATTTTTAACACTTATGAAGTTACGCAGAGCAACAGAAAACATTGAACTTGGTCATCTCTTTCATATCAGTGAAACCACTGTTTCAACTCTGCTAAATATTTGGATAAACTTTCTATATTTTCAATTGAAAGAACTTGATATTTGGCCCTCACGAGATATTGTGGATGAACACATGCCAGAGAACTTTTCCCAATTTAGCAATACAAGAGTTATTTTGGATGCAACTGAAATTCCGATTCATAAGCCACGCAATGTCAATGCCCAGAGCGCTACATTCTCctcatacaaaaacaaaaacactctTAAGACTATGGTTGGGTGCACACCAAAAGGTGCTATTTCCTACATATCTGATGCCTATGGAGGCTCTGCAAGTGACCGTCAGATTATTGAGCGCTCTCGCCTTTTACATGATCGTTCAATGTTTGATTCAGGTGATAGTATCATGGCAGACAGAGGAATCATGGTGCAAGATCTGTTTGCATCACGTGATGTTAAAGTAAACACACCAACTATGCTGAAGGGCAAAAGTCAGTTAGATGCAGAAGATGTAGTAAGAGATCGGCGCATTGCTTCCAAAAGAATTCATGTTGAAC GAATATAA